The genomic region TTGAAAATAATCCAATTGAGATACCAACACCTCGGAAAGCGGAAAACAATGCCAGATATCTAACTCCTTTCCTATATCTAAAATCGGATTGCAATTCATAACAAATCCCTCACTACACTTCATTAGAATACCGATTTCTTCTTCATCGAACATACACAAAGTAAGTCCGCAATCAAATCCGACAAGTATATCTTCTTTTATACACTCTTTTACCATTTGAATAATCGCCTTACCGGTTTCCCTATATTCAGACGGTTTAAGAAATTCATTCTCCTTTCCAACAATAGGTTGTGCAATTCCGATCCTTATCCGTTTTTTTAATTTATATCTTTTTATATAATCGATAAGATAATTGTATTCAAACTGAGGAGAGGTTAGCGTTATTCCTACTTGAACGACTTTGCCCAACCGGTGCAAAGCATAGTTTCTCATTGCTATCTTTCGATCTGAATCATTCGCTTGCGGGGATACATTGCAGAGCATTGAAATTTTATTGTCAGGAATTCTCCTTAAAAAATCGGCAATTTCTTTTTTCATTATTCCGTTTGTAAAAACATGAACAGAAAAGCCCTCATCCAAAGCCTCTTCAACAATCTCAATAAATTCAGGGTGCAAAGTCGGTTCGCCACCAAGTAACCGCAGTTGACGTTCGCCTGAATTCATCATGAATTTCATTACCTTACGGATATTCTCCCGTGACATATTGGAAGACTGTTTCCCACGTTCCTTTTGCCCCACTCTCGACTGGGCAAAACAAAATGAACATCTTCGATTGCAACGGTCGGTTATTAGCAGATTCGCCATTTCATACTCCCTTAATTAATTCTTTTTAATCAGTGATTATTAATTTAGATTCTTTACCAAACTTGTAATCCTTCATTCTCCCCGTCCTCTTCCTGATAACATGGAGGCATACACGATTCTTTGCTGATAAGGCCCAGTTCGTTAAAATGCCTGATTATTTCATCTGCATCTTCAATTGAACCAATCGAACGCCTTACAATTATTTCCGGCATTTTAAGCCAGGATCTGGAAGTCATGACATTTTTAAAAATATCTGTCATCTCATTTATCCATTCTTTTTTATTTATGAGTTTTTCTGAAGGAATCGTAATCATTGTAATATTAATATTAACAAGTTCCTCAATCATTTTTCTAAATTCACTAACAGCTATTCCTTTTGGGATAACCACAACTTCAATGAATGGATGCACCATGGCTTTACCTTTTAAATCAAATGAACGGCTTAGATCTTTCAGTACGTTCAGCGCCTGAGATGCTTTGTCCATATTCATATCTGGCGGAGTATTTAAATGTTCGTTTGAAAATTTTACAAAAGTCTTAAAATGCCATATACCTCGACTTATTAAAAGCTTATTAAAATCCGGTTCGGTCAGCGTTTCCAGCGGCGTTATTAGATTCACCCGCACAGCTCCTGCAAGCTGCAATTGTCCTGCCATCTGAATAAGCTTTTCCTTTTGAATTTTATTGCCCATTTTTATATCTACATCACAGCCACTAACCATATTTAAGTCCAGCATCGTACCGTTTTTTGCTCCTGAGGCCTCAAAGGCATGACATCCGGGGCACTGCAACGAACAGTTTCCCTTCAGCTGAACCGTATATTTTTTTAAACTACTTCTTTGAACATTTGAAATCCAGGGGAATTTATTATAAATACCTATATTTGAAAGATTGTATCGTTTCTCAAGAGCTTTTGATGCTGCTTGAATAATCTTCAGATTTCCCTGCGATATCCATTTCGTCTCATAAACTGTATAGGGTGGATCATGATCAAACTGATAACCGTATTCATCTGCTTTTTCTCTAAGTTCCGTTCCGTTCAGAAGACATAACTCATTTAAAAATATACGAGTTGGTTTTTCATTTATCACGAAACGGATTCCCCGCAAATAAGTTGCCATGGTCTCATATGGAAGACCGCAAATAAGATAAAGATTAAACGAATCACATTTTTTTCTAAGCCGTTCTATTCCATAACGAAATTTATCAGGTGCATATCTACGATGGATCGCTTTAAGTGCGGAAGGATTAACGGTCTGCAACCCGATATCGATTATAGAACAGGCACTCAGGCACTCGGCAACTTCATCTGTTATACTTTCCGCATAGGCTTCCACTGAAAAATGTATTTTAACTTTGTCACAGGAAAGCCTCTTTATAAAATCTGTCAACTCTTTCAGGTGTTCCGGCCTGTTATGACAAAGAATGGGATCCATAATATGAAAATATGCCGCACCACGCTGTGCCATATATTCAATTTCCCTTATCAGCCTTTTAACTGATGCTGTTCGAACTCGATCTTTTTTTGCCCCTT from Thermodesulfobacteriota bacterium harbors:
- a CDS encoding radical SAM protein translates to MANLLITDRCNRRCSFCFAQSRVGQKERGKQSSNMSRENIRKVMKFMMNSGERQLRLLGGEPTLHPEFIEIVEEALDEGFSVHVFTNGIMKKEIADFLRRIPDNKISMLCNVSPQANDSDRKIAMRNYALHRLGKVVQVGITLTSPQFEYNYLIDYIKRYKLKKRIRIGIAQPIVGKENEFLKPSEYRETGKAIIQMVKECIKEDILVGFDCGLTLCMFDEEEIGILMKCSEGFVMNCNPILDIGKELDIWHCFPLSEVLVSQLDYFQNRNDAVRFYKDLIKPYRALGCMPECIRCDFLRRGQCSGGCLAHAINSLNRLPPQQARPEEKTI
- a CDS encoding DUF4080 domain-containing protein; protein product: MTHLELSLKSDPKTFDSHKTRVLLIALNVPGYYSLPVRILSLLGCTDEKISEKFDIRFIEVYIDENLNELSQTVCSLMPDIIGLTVNIWNRNTCFKLAALLKKRLPQTAIVTGGQEVTRSVIDYLEMVPEIDYIIDGEGEIPFMQFLENWVPSTKKLQNPADVSGLHYRDNGKIKYTGTAQLIESLDDIPSPITSGLVPVNDKQKLGILLEGSRCCPFRCSFCFEGAKKDRVRTASVKRLIREIEYMAQRGAAYFHIMDPILCHNRPEHLKELTDFIKRLSCDKVKIHFSVEAYAESITDEVAECLSACSIIDIGLQTVNPSALKAIHRRYAPDKFRYGIERLRKKCDSFNLYLICGLPYETMATYLRGIRFVINEKPTRIFLNELCLLNGTELREKADEYGYQFDHDPPYTVYETKWISQGNLKIIQAASKALEKRYNLSNIGIYNKFPWISNVQRSSLKKYTVQLKGNCSLQCPGCHAFEASGAKNGTMLDLNMVSGCDVDIKMGNKIQKEKLIQMAGQLQLAGAVRVNLITPLETLTEPDFNKLLISRGIWHFKTFVKFSNEHLNTPPDMNMDKASQALNVLKDLSRSFDLKGKAMVHPFIEVVVIPKGIAVSEFRKMIEELVNINITMITIPSEKLINKKEWINEMTDIFKNVMTSRSWLKMPEIIVRRSIGSIEDADEIIRHFNELGLISKESCMPPCYQEEDGENEGLQVW